In a single window of the Zea mays cultivar B73 chromosome 5, Zm-B73-REFERENCE-NAM-5.0, whole genome shotgun sequence genome:
- the LOC100283771 gene encoding antigenic determinant of rec-A protein, which produces MGKHEFLTPKAIANRIKAKGLQKLRWYCQMCQKQCRDENGFKCHCMSESHQRQMQVFGMAPDRVVEGFSEEFLESFLSLIRRAHRHSRVAATVVYNEYIADRHHVHMNSTRWATLTEFVKFLGREGYCKVEDTPKGWFMTYIDRDSEQAVKERLKRKRIKSDMADDERQERMIARQIERAHKSLAKPNGGGAAEGEPESGSEGEYSGSDDDEQEPEDDSKEADKATGKIAIALQKAVPGPKVNPFDDKPKMKFGFDEEDGSGTRDQEKNELTKKMGKDVKAAEAKRSALDELMKEEEKAKERSNRKDYWLCPGIVVKVMSKSLAEKGYYKQKGVVKKVIDKYVGEIEMLESKHVLRVDQDELETVIPQIGGLVRIVNGAYRGSNARLLSVDTEKFCAKVQVEKGLYDGKVLRAVEYEDICKISS; this is translated from the coding sequence ATGGGGAAGCACGAGTTCCTGACGCCGAAGGCGATCGCAAACCGGATCAAGGCGAAGGGGCTGCAGAAGCTGCGGTGGTACTGTCAGATGTGTCAGAAGCAGTGCCGCGACGAGAACGGGTTCAAGTGCCACTGCATGTCGGAGTCGCACCAGAGGCAGATGCAGGTGTTCGGCATGGCCCCCGACCGCGTCGTCGAGGGCTTCTCCGAGGAGTTCCTCGAGTCCTTCCTCTCCCTCATCCGCCGCGCGCACCGCCACTCCCGCGTCGCCGCCACCGTCGTCTACAACGAGTACATCGCCGACCGGCACCACGTCCACATGAACTCCACGCGGTGGGCCACGCTCACCGAGTTCGTCAAGTTCCTGGGGCGCGAGGGGTACTGTAAGGTCGAGGACACGCCCAAGGGGTGGTTCATGACCTACATCGACCGTGACTCGGAGCAGGCCGTCAAGGAACGCCTCAAGCGCAAGAGGATCAAGTCAGACATGGCTGACGACGAGCGCCAGGAGCGCATGATTGCCCGCCAGATTGAGCGTGCGCACAAGTCCTTAGCTAAACCCAATGGTGGTGGTGCTGCCGAGGGCGAGCCTGAGTCTGGCAGTGAAGGAGAGTATTCAGGTTCGGATGATGATGAGCAGGAGCCGGAGGATGACTCGAAAGAGGCAGATAAGGCAACAGGTAAGATTGCGATTGCGCTTCAGAAGGCTGTGCCGGGGCCCAAGGTTAATCCTTTTGACGATAAGCCGAAGATGAAATTTGGTTTTGATGAGGAGGATGGCTCAGGCACCCGAGACCAGGAGAAGAATGAGTTGACCaagaagatgggaaaggatgtgaaGGCAGCAGAGGCAAAGAGGTCAGCATTGGACGAGCTGATGAAGGAGGAGGAGAAGGCCAAGGAGAGGAGCAATAGGAAGGACTACTGGCTGTGCCCTGGGATTGTGGTCAAAGTGATGAGCAAGTCATTGGCAGAGAAGGGGTACTACAAGCAGAAAGGGGTGGTGAAGAAAGTTATTGATAAATATGTTGGGGAGATTGAGATGTTGGAGAGCAAGCATGTTCTCAGGGTCGACCAAGATGAGCTTGAGACCGTGATCCCTCAGATTGGTGGACTTGTGCGGATTGTCAATGGGGCTTATCGGGGGTCAAATGCCAGGTTGCTTTCAGTGGACACTGAGAAATTCTGTGCAAAAGTGCAGGTTGAGAAAGGCCTCTATGATGGGAAGGTTCTCAGGGCTGTCGAATACGAGGACATTTGCAAGATATCCTCATGA